A genomic region of Raphanus sativus cultivar WK10039 chromosome 6, ASM80110v3, whole genome shotgun sequence contains the following coding sequences:
- the LOC108834265 gene encoding subtilisin-like protease SBT1.4, which yields MAAKLSLSSSVLVVFSLLICFYPASSSWDGLDSYIVHVQGSHKPSLFSSHSHWHNSLLRSLPSSPQPATLLYSYSRAAHGFSARLSPSQTSALRRHPSVISVIPDQAREIHTTHTPAFLGFSDNSGLWSNSNYGEDVIVGVLDTGIWPEHPSFSDSGLDPVPSTWKGACETGPDFPASSCNRKLIGARAFHKGHLTHHPRAEEESRSPRDTAGHGTHTASTAAGSVVVNASLYQYARGVARGMASKARIAAYKICWTGGCYDSDILAAMDQAVADGVHVISLSVGANGFAPEYHKDSIAIGAFGAMRHGIVVSCSAGNSGPGPQTATNIAPWILTVGASTVDREFTANAITGDGRIFTGTSLYAGEPLPDSQIPLVYSGDCGSRLCFPGKLNSSLVEGKIVLCDRGGNARVEKGSAVKIAGGAGMILANTADSGEELTADSHLVPATMVGAKAGDQIRDYIQKSDSPTATISFLGTLIGPSPPSPRVAAFSSRGPNHITPVILKPDVIAPGVNILAGWTGMVGPTDLDIDPRRVEFNIISGTSMSCPHVSGLAALLRKAHPDWSPAVIKSALVTTAYDTENSGYPIEDLATGEPSNSFVHGAGHVDPNKALNPGLVYDVDAKEYVAFLCAVGYEFPGILVFLQDPSLYDACETSKLRTAGDLNYPSFSVVFGSSVDAVKYMRVVKNVGSNVDAVYEVGVKSPANVEIDVSPKKLVFSKETRELEYEVSFKSVVLGGGVGSVPGHEFGSIVWTDGEHVVKSPVAVQWSQGSVQSF from the coding sequence ACTCCTACTCACGCGCCGCTCACGGCTTCTCCGCTCGTCTCTCGCCTTCCCAGACCTCCGCTCTCCGCCGTCACCCCTCCGTCATCTCCGTCATACCGGATCAGGCGCGTGAGATCCACACCACTCACACCCCTGCCTTCCTCGGCTTCTCCGATAACTCCGGCCTCTGGAGCAACTCCAATTACGGCGAAGACGTCATCGTCGGCGTTCTGGACACCGGAATCTGGCCGGAGCATCCGAGTTTCTCCGATTCGGGTCTGGATCCCGTTCCTTCTACATGGAAAGGCGCGTGCGAGACCGGACCTGATTTTCCCGCGTCGTCTTGCAACCGTAAGCTCATCGGAGCTCGAGCGTTCCACAAGGGACATCTCACGCATCATCCGCGCGCGGAGGAGGAATCGAGATCCCCGCGCGATACAGCTGGTCACGGGACGCACACCGCATCAACCGCGGCGGGATCCGTTGTGGTCAACGCGAGTCTGTACCAGTACGCGCGAGGCGTGGCGCGTGGGATGGCGTCGAAGGCTAGAATCGCCGCTTACAAAATCTGTTGGACTGGCGGTTGTTACGATTCGGATATCCTCGCGGCGATGGATCAGGCCGTTGCGGATGGTGTCCACGTCATCTCTCTTTCCGTTGGCGCCAACGGTTTCGCGCCAGAGTATCACAAAGACTCCATCGCGATCGGAGCCTTCGGAGCGATGCGGCACGGTATCGTCGTCTCGTGCTCCGCCGGAAACTCAGGTCCTGGACCTCAGACCGCCACCAACATCGCTCCCTGGATCCTAACCGTCGGCGCATCGACGGTGGACAGAGAGTTTACCGCGAACGCGATCACCGGAGACGGGAGAATCTTCACCGGAACGTCGCTCTACGCCGGCGAACCTCTCCCCGACTCTCAGATCCCTCTGGTGTACTCCGGCGACTGCGGAAGCAGACTGTGCTTCCCCGGGAAGCTGAACTCGTCCTTGGTGGAAGGGAAGATCGTTCTCTGCGACAGAGGAGGCAACGCGAGAGTCGAGAAAGGAAGCGCCGTCAAGATCGCCGGCGGAGCCGGCATGATTCTCGCCAACACGGCTGATAGCGGCGAAGAACTCACCGCCGATTCGCATCTCGTCCCCGCGACGATGGTCGGAGCTAAAGCCGGAGATCAAATCCGCGACTACATTCAAAAATCAGACTCCCCCACCGCGACGATCAGCTTCTTGGGGACTTTGATCGGACCGTCTCCTCCTTCTCCAAGAGTCGCAGCCTTCTCTAGCCGTGGACCAAATCACATAACACCGGTTATCCTCAAACCGGACGTGATCGCGCCAGGTGTTAATATATTAGCCGGTTGGACCGGAATGGTCGGTCCAACAGATTTAGATATCGACCCGAGACGAGTCGAATTCAATATAATCTCCGGTACGTCGATGTCGTGCCCTCACGTGAGCGGGCTCGCGGCTCTCCTCCGTAAAGCTCATCCCGACTGGTCACCGGCAGTGATCAAATCCGCACTCGTGACAACCGCTTACGATACGGAGAACTCCGGCTATCCGATCGAGGATCTCGCCACCGGGGAACCGTCGAACTCGTTCGTCCACGGAGCGGGACACGTGGATCCGAACAAAGCGTTGAACCCCGGTTTGGTCTACGACGTCGACGCGAAAGAGTACGTCGCGTTCCTCTGCGCCGTGGGGTACGAGTTCCCGGGGATTCTAGTCTTCCTTCAAGATCCGTCTCTTTACGACGCCTGCGAGACGAGCAAGCTCAGAACCGCCGGAGATCTTAACTACCCGTCTTTCTCCGTCGTTTTCGGATCGAGTGTAGATGCTGTTAAGTACATGAGAGTTGTCAAGAACGTGGGGAGCAATGTCGACGCGGTGTATGAAGTCGGGGTTAAGTCTCCGGCGAATGTGGAGATCGATGTGTCTCCGAAGAAGCTTGTGTTTAGTAAGGAGACTAGGGAGCTGGAGTACGAAGTGTCGTTTAAGAGTGTTGTGCTTGGTGGCGGGGTTGGATCCGTTCCGGGTCATGAGTTCGGGTCGATTGTATGGACAGACGGTGAGCATGTCGTTAAGAGCCCGGTGGCTGTTCAGTGGAGTCAGGGCTCAGTTCAGTCATTCTGA
- the LOC108834264 gene encoding uncharacterized protein LOC108834264 — MDTHSFITSAFRWPSSRRKVYLRRRKPQVVRLGGRNCSPRGRFSLKRVVTKMRFKWLRLYYVRLVKMIRGYYRNLAQEFADAGATTIQQRMTVETAAFAAPGLGLSFCPVSGQRFFLV; from the coding sequence ATGGATACACATTCATTCATCACCTCCGCGTTCCGATGGCCGTCAAGTCGCCGGAAGGTCTATCTTCGTCGGCGTAAGCCGCAAGTTGTACGTCTCGGCGGAAGAAATTGTTCGCCACGTGGGAGATTCTCGCTCAAGAGGGTGGTGACAAAGATGAGGTTCAAGTGGCTGAGACTCTACTACGTGAGGCTCGTGAAGATGATCAGAGGGTATTATCGTAACTTGGCGCAGGAGTTTGCTGACGCCGGAGCTACAACTATCCAGCAGCGGATGACGGTGGAAACGGCGGCTTTTGCCGCTCCGGGTTTGGGGCTATCTTTCTGTCCCGTGTCCGGTCAacgtttttttcttgtttag